A stretch of Helicobacter pylori DNA encodes these proteins:
- a CDS encoding ketoacyl-ACP synthase III: MEFYASLKSIAMHVPSERVKNAEFQQFLDTSDEWIEKRTGIKERRFANDEEKSSDLGVIAAKQAIERAHLTPQDIDLVVVATLSPDFLAMPSTACVLSAKLGIENKPAFDISAACTGFIYLLSVAKAYVESGMCENVLIVGAEKTSSVLDFKDRGTCILFGDGAGACVVGRTKRLKESILDVQISANGNFSNYLYTPRTLKPTPFNAKEEALEPFLCMKGNEVFKLAVKTLLKDVEMILEKNALKPEDVRLFIPHQANFRIIQAVREHLDFKDEQVVLTVHKYGNTSAASIPMAMGEAYEEGRLKKGDLMLLDAFGGGLTWGSALVYFGG, from the coding sequence ATGGAATTTTACGCCTCTCTTAAATCCATTGCGATGCATGTTCCAAGCGAGCGTGTGAAAAATGCAGAGTTCCAGCAATTTTTGGATACCAGCGATGAGTGGATAGAAAAAAGGACTGGTATCAAAGAACGCCGTTTCGCTAACGATGAAGAAAAAAGCAGCGATTTAGGGGTAATAGCGGCTAAACAGGCCATAGAGAGAGCGCATTTAACCCCACAAGACATTGATTTGGTGGTTGTAGCGACTTTAAGCCCTGATTTTTTGGCCATGCCTTCAACCGCTTGCGTGTTGAGCGCGAAATTAGGCATTGAAAACAAGCCGGCGTTTGATATTTCAGCCGCTTGCACGGGTTTTATTTATTTATTATCGGTGGCTAAGGCTTATGTTGAGAGCGGGATGTGCGAAAATGTGCTGATTGTGGGGGCAGAAAAAACGAGCAGCGTGTTGGATTTTAAAGATAGGGGGACTTGTATTTTATTTGGCGATGGGGCTGGGGCGTGCGTGGTAGGCAGGACCAAGCGTTTAAAAGAAAGCATTTTAGATGTGCAGATTTCAGCGAACGGGAATTTTTCTAATTATCTTTATACGCCAAGGACTCTAAAACCCACGCCCTTTAACGCTAAAGAAGAAGCTTTAGAGCCTTTTTTATGTATGAAAGGCAATGAAGTGTTTAAGCTAGCGGTGAAAACGCTTTTAAAAGATGTGGAAATGATTTTAGAAAAAAACGCTCTCAAACCTGAAGATGTGCGCTTGTTTATCCCGCATCAAGCTAATTTTAGGATCATTCAAGCGGTGCGAGAGCATTTGGATTTTAAAGATGAGCAAGTGGTTTTAACCGTGCATAAATACGGCAACACTTCAGCAGCTAGTATCCCTATGGCTATGGGTGAAGCTTATGAAGAGGGGCGTTTGAAAAAGGGCGATTTAATGCTTCTAGACGCTTTTGGTGGGGGATTGACTTGGGGTTCAGCGTTGGTGTATTTTGGAGGATAA
- the plsX gene encoding phosphate acyltransferase PlsX encodes MKIVIDLMGADHGVLPIIEGVSRALENKSFSAVLVGDKDKATPFISKELASKVEMIHTQDYIKMEEAATEAIKRKESSIYLGMDILKNGADALISAGHSGATMGLATLRLGRIKGVERPAICTLMPSVGKRPSVLLDAGANTDCKPEYLIDFALMGYEYAKSVLHYDSPKVGLLSNGEEDIKGNMLVKETHKMLKAYDFFYGNVEGSDIFKGVVDVVVCDGFMGNVVLKTTEGVASAIGSIFKDEIKSSFKSKMGALMLKNAFGILKQKTDYAEYGGAPLLGVNKSVIISHGKSNARAVECAIYQAISAVESQVCLRITQAFESLKPSVSAPQSDQQDA; translated from the coding sequence ATGAAAATTGTAATAGACTTAATGGGGGCTGACCATGGGGTTTTACCCATTATTGAGGGAGTCTCAAGGGCTTTAGAGAATAAGAGTTTTAGTGCGGTTTTAGTGGGGGATAAAGACAAAGCGACCCCTTTTATTTCTAAAGAGTTAGCCAGCAAAGTGGAAATGATCCACACGCAAGATTACATCAAGATGGAAGAAGCCGCCACTGAGGCGATTAAGCGTAAGGAATCTTCCATTTACTTGGGTATGGATATTTTGAAAAATGGGGCTGACGCTTTGATTTCAGCGGGGCATAGCGGGGCGACTATGGGTTTAGCGACCTTGCGTTTAGGGCGCATCAAGGGGGTTGAAAGGCCTGCTATTTGCACTTTAATGCCTAGCGTTGGCAAACGCCCTAGCGTGCTATTAGATGCGGGAGCGAACACGGATTGCAAGCCTGAATATTTGATTGATTTTGCTCTTATGGGGTATGAATACGCTAAAAGCGTGTTGCATTATGACAGCCCTAAGGTGGGTCTTTTGAGTAATGGCGAAGAAGATATTAAGGGGAACATGCTCGTTAAAGAAACGCATAAAATGCTGAAAGCTTATGACTTCTTTTATGGCAATGTGGAGGGGAGCGATATTTTCAAAGGGGTTGTGGATGTGGTGGTTTGCGATGGCTTTATGGGGAATGTGGTCTTAAAGACAACAGAAGGGGTCGCTAGTGCAATAGGCTCTATTTTTAAAGATGAAATTAAAAGCTCTTTTAAATCTAAAATGGGGGCTTTGATGCTTAAGAATGCGTTTGGTATTTTAAAACAAAAAACCGATTACGCTGAATATGGGGGAGCACCGCTTTTGGGCGTGAATAAAAGCGTGATCATCAGCCATGGCAAGAGCAACGCTAGAGCGGTTGAATGCGCGATTTATCAGGCTATTAGCGCTGTTGAAAGTCAGGTTTGCTTGAGGATTACTCAAGCGTTTGAGAGCTTGAAGCCTAGCGTTTCTGCGCCTCAAAGTGATCAGCAAGACGCTTAA
- the rpmF gene encoding 50S ribosomal protein L32, with product MAVPDRRVSKTRAAKRRTHYSVKLAKPVKAKDGTWKLPHHINKFTKEY from the coding sequence ATGGCAGTACCTGATAGAAGAGTGAGTAAGACAAGAGCGGCAAAAAGGCGCACGCATTATAGCGTTAAGTTGGCTAAACCTGTGAAAGCCAAAGATGGCACTTGGAAGCTTCCCCACCATATTAACAAATTTACTAAAGAATACTAA
- the ndk gene encoding nucleoside-diphosphate kinase, with protein sequence MKQRTLSIIKPDALKKKVVGKIIDRFESNGLEVIAMKRLHLSVKDAENFYAIHRERPFFKDLIEFMVSGPVVVMVLEGEDAVAKNRDLMGATDPKLAQKGTIRADFAESIDANAVHGSDSLENAHNEIAFFFAARDL encoded by the coding sequence TTGAAACAAAGAACGTTGTCTATTATTAAGCCTGATGCACTTAAGAAAAAAGTGGTAGGCAAAATCATTGATCGCTTTGAGAGTAACGGCTTGGAAGTCATTGCTATGAAACGCTTGCATTTGAGCGTTAAAGACGCTGAAAACTTTTATGCGATCCACAGAGAGAGACCCTTTTTTAAAGATTTGATAGAGTTTATGGTGAGTGGTCCGGTAGTGGTTATGGTTTTAGAGGGCGAAGATGCGGTGGCTAAAAACAGAGATCTTATGGGAGCGACTGATCCCAAACTCGCTCAAAAAGGCACTATCAGAGCGGATTTTGCTGAAAGCATTGACGCTAATGCGGTGCATGGGAGCGATAGCTTGGAAAACGCACACAATGAAATCGCTTTCTTTTTTGCCGCTAGGGATCTTTAA
- the metK gene encoding methionine adenosyltransferase: protein MKDSFLFTSESVTEGHPDKMADQISDAVLDYIIERDQKAKVACETLVSNGFCMITGELKTSVYAPMQEIAREVVKKIGYTDALYGFDYRSAAVLNGVGEQSPDINQGVDREDGEIGAGDQGLMFGYACKETETLMPLPIHLAHQLTFALAQKRKDNTLPFLRPDGKSQVSVRYENNKPVSIDTIVISTQHSPEVSQKHLKEAVIEEIVYKVLPKEYLHDNIKFFVNPTGKFVIGGPQGDAGLTGRKIIVDTYGGSCPHGGGAFSGKDPSKVDRSAAYAARYVAKNLVASGVCDKATVQLAYAIGVIEPVSIYVNTHNTSKYSSAELEKCVKAVFKLTPKGIIESLDLLRPIYSLTSAYGHFGRELEEFTWEKTNKAEEIKAFFKR from the coding sequence ATGAAAGATAGTTTTCTTTTCACTTCCGAATCGGTAACCGAAGGGCATCCTGACAAAATGGCTGATCAAATCAGCGATGCAGTTTTAGATTACATTATTGAGCGCGATCAAAAAGCCAAAGTCGCATGCGAGACTTTAGTTTCTAATGGCTTTTGCATGATCACTGGCGAGTTAAAAACTTCTGTTTATGCCCCTATGCAAGAGATTGCAAGAGAAGTGGTTAAAAAGATTGGCTATACAGACGCTCTTTATGGCTTTGATTACAGAAGTGCGGCGGTTTTGAATGGCGTTGGCGAGCAAAGCCCTGATATTAATCAAGGCGTGGATAGAGAAGATGGCGAGATTGGGGCAGGGGATCAAGGGCTTATGTTTGGTTATGCGTGTAAAGAGACTGAAACGCTCATGCCCTTACCCATTCATTTAGCGCACCAGCTCACTTTCGCTTTGGCTCAAAAAAGAAAAGACAACACCTTGCCTTTTTTAAGGCCTGATGGCAAGTCTCAAGTGAGCGTGCGTTATGAAAACAACAAGCCTGTAAGCATTGATACGATTGTCATTTCCACCCAACATTCCCCAGAAGTTTCGCAAAAGCATTTAAAAGAAGCCGTGATTGAAGAGATCGTGTATAAGGTTTTACCCAAAGAATATTTGCATGACAATATCAAGTTTTTTGTCAATCCCACAGGAAAATTCGTTATCGGTGGGCCGCAAGGCGATGCGGGTTTGACGGGCAGAAAAATCATCGTGGATACTTATGGGGGGAGTTGCCCGCATGGCGGGGGAGCGTTTAGCGGGAAAGACCCTAGCAAAGTGGATAGGAGCGCGGCTTATGCGGCCCGCTATGTGGCTAAAAATTTGGTAGCGAGTGGGGTTTGCGATAAAGCGACCGTGCAGCTTGCTTATGCGATTGGGGTGATAGAGCCAGTGTCTATTTATGTGAACACGCACAACACGAGCAAGTATTCAAGCGCGGAGTTGGAAAAATGCGTGAAAGCGGTTTTCAAACTCACGCCAAAAGGTATTATTGAAAGCTTGGATTTGTTAAGACCCATTTATTCGCTCACTTCAGCTTATGGGCATTTTGGGCGCGAATTAGAGGAATTCACTTGGGAAAAAACCAACAAAGCTGAGGAGATTAAAGCGTTCTTTAAGCGTTAA
- the lpxD gene encoding UDP-3-O-(3-hydroxymyristoyl)glucosamine N-acyltransferase yields the protein MKLSELLSAYSIETEFSNDFEVHALAELDKATPNDISYIDQARYLKLLKDSKAGAVFIRKKESSKVPKSMQALVVDNPHLAFAKASHAFKIPFFKNPQSVSEPKHFEKVTIMPNVMIGEGVEIGENSLIHPGVVIADGVKIGKNCVLYPRVILYQNTILEDNVIIHAGSVIGGDGFGYAHTALGEHVKIEHVGIVRIQKNVEIGANTAIDRAVFGETLIKEGVKIDNLVQIGHNCVLGEHSIVVSQVGLSGSTTTGRNVVFGGQVGIGGHLHVGEFTQIGGKSAVGKDLPPNTNFAGAIPAMEIHEWHHFLAHLRTNFRKQQKTSLLQKAKGFFKS from the coding sequence ATGAAATTAAGCGAATTGTTAAGCGCCTATTCTATTGAAACGGAATTTTCAAACGATTTTGAAGTGCATGCTTTAGCGGAATTAGACAAGGCTACGCCTAATGATATTAGCTATATTGACCAAGCGCGTTACCTTAAACTTTTAAAAGATTCAAAAGCCGGGGCGGTGTTTATCCGCAAAAAAGAATCTTCTAAAGTGCCTAAAAGCATGCAAGCTTTAGTCGTGGATAACCCGCATTTAGCCTTCGCTAAAGCTTCGCATGCCTTTAAGATCCCTTTTTTTAAAAACCCACAAAGCGTTAGCGAGCCTAAACATTTTGAAAAAGTAACGATCATGCCTAATGTTATGATTGGAGAGGGCGTAGAAATTGGCGAAAACTCTTTGATTCATCCGGGCGTGGTGATCGCTGATGGGGTCAAAATCGGTAAAAATTGCGTTTTGTATCCTCGTGTTATTTTGTATCAAAACACGATTTTAGAGGACAATGTCATCATCCATGCAGGTAGTGTGATCGGAGGTGATGGCTTTGGTTATGCGCACACCGCTTTAGGAGAGCATGTCAAAATTGAGCATGTGGGGATTGTTAGGATTCAAAAAAATGTAGAAATTGGCGCTAACACGGCGATTGATAGGGCGGTGTTTGGCGAGACTTTGATTAAAGAGGGCGTTAAGATTGATAACTTGGTTCAAATCGGGCATAATTGCGTTTTAGGCGAGCACAGCATCGTCGTTTCTCAAGTGGGCTTGAGCGGCTCTACAACCACTGGCCGTAATGTGGTTTTTGGCGGACAAGTGGGCATTGGAGGGCATTTGCATGTGGGCGAATTCACTCAAATTGGGGGTAAAAGCGCGGTGGGTAAAGACTTGCCCCCTAACACTAATTTTGCCGGAGCGATCCCTGCTATGGAAATCCATGAGTGGCACCATTTCTTAGCCCATTTAAGAACGAATTTCAGGAAACAGCAAAAAACGAGTTTGTTGCAAAAAGCTAAAGGGTTTTTTAAGTCTTAA
- the fabI gene encoding enoyl-ACP reductase FabI, translating into MGFLKGKKGLIVGVANNKSIAYGIAQSCFNQGATLAFTYLNESLEKRVRPIAQELNSPYVYELDVGKEEHFKSLYNNIKQDLGSLDFIVHSVAFAPKEALEGSLLETSKSAFNTAMEISVYSLIELTNTLKPLLNNGASVLTLSYLGSTKYMAHYNVMGLAKAALESAVRYLAVDLGKHNIRVNALSAGPIRTLASSGIADFRMILKWNEINAPLRKNVSLEEVGNAGMYLLSSLSNGVSGEVHFVDAGYHVMGMGAVEEKDNKATLLWDLHKEP; encoded by the coding sequence ATGGGATTTTTAAAAGGTAAAAAAGGGCTTATTGTAGGGGTGGCAAACAATAAATCCATCGCTTATGGGATCGCTCAATCTTGTTTCAATCAAGGGGCTACTTTGGCTTTCACTTATTTGAATGAGAGCTTAGAAAAGCGCGTGAGGCCTATCGCTCAGGAATTGAATAGCCCCTATGTGTATGAATTGGATGTGGGCAAAGAAGAGCATTTCAAGTCGCTATACAATAATATTAAGCAGGATTTAGGCTCATTGGATTTTATCGTTCATAGCGTGGCCTTTGCCCCTAAAGAGGCTTTAGAGGGGAGCTTGTTGGAAACTTCTAAAAGTGCGTTTAACACCGCTATGGAAATTTCTGTTTATTCTTTAATAGAGCTGACAAACACTCTAAAACCTTTATTGAATAACGGAGCGTCTGTTTTGACTCTAAGCTATTTGGGCAGCACCAAATACATGGCGCATTACAATGTGATGGGGTTGGCTAAAGCGGCCCTAGAGAGTGCGGTGCGTTATTTAGCGGTGGATTTAGGCAAACATAATATTAGAGTGAATGCCCTATCGGCTGGGCCTATTAGGACGCTCGCTTCTAGCGGGATCGCTGATTTTAGGATGATTTTAAAATGGAATGAAATCAACGCTCCTTTAAGGAAAAATGTGAGTTTAGAAGAAGTGGGTAATGCTGGGATGTATTTGCTCTCTAGCTTGTCTAATGGGGTGAGTGGGGAAGTGCATTTTGTGGATGCTGGCTATCATGTGATGGGCATGGGGGCTGTGGAAGAAAAAGATAATAAAGCTACGCTATTGTGGGATTTGCATAAAGAACCATAA
- a CDS encoding triose-phosphate isomerase, translated as MTKIAMANFKSAMPIFKSHAYLKELEKTLKPQHFDRVFVFPDFLGLLPNSFLHFTLGAQNAYPKDLGAFTGEITSKHLEELKIHTLLIGHSERRTLLKESPSFLKEKFDFFKDKNFKIIYCIGEELTTREKGLVAVKEFLSEQLETIDLNYSNLIVAYEPIWAIGTKKSASLEDIYLTHGFLKQILNQKTPLLYGGSVNVQNAKEILGIDSVDGLLIGSTSLELENFKTVISFL; from the coding sequence ATGACAAAAATTGCCATGGCTAATTTTAAATCCGCTATGCCTATTTTTAAAAGCCATGCGTATTTAAAAGAATTAGAAAAGACTTTAAAACCGCAGCATTTTGACAGGGTGTTTGTATTCCCTGATTTTTTGGGGTTATTGCCTAATTCGTTTTTGCATTTCACTTTAGGAGCGCAAAACGCTTACCCTAAGGATTTGGGGGCTTTTACCGGTGAAATCACTTCCAAACATTTAGAAGAATTGAAAATCCACACGCTTTTAATAGGGCATAGCGAGAGGCGAACGCTTTTAAAAGAAAGCCCTAGCTTTTTGAAAGAAAAGTTTGATTTTTTTAAAGATAAAAATTTTAAAATTATTTATTGTATTGGCGAAGAATTAACGACCAGAGAAAAGGGTTTAGTGGCTGTAAAGGAATTTTTAAGCGAGCAATTAGAAACTATCGATCTCAATTATTCCAATTTAATTGTGGCTTATGAGCCTATTTGGGCGATTGGCACCAAAAAAAGCGCTTCTTTAGAAGATATTTACCTCACGCATGGTTTTTTAAAGCAAATTTTAAATCAAAAAACGCCCTTGTTGTATGGGGGGAGCGTGAATGTGCAAAACGCTAAAGAAATTTTAGGGATTGATAGCGTGGATGGCTTATTGATCGGGAGCACGTCTTTGGAATTAGAAAATTTTAAAACAGTCATTTCATTTTTATAA
- a CDS encoding fumarate reductase cytochrome b subunit: MQQEEIIEGYYGASKGLKKSGIYAKLDFLQSATGLILALFMIAHMFLVSSILISDEAMYKVAKFFEGSLFLKAGEPAIVSVVAAGVILILVAHAFLALRKFPINYRQYKVFKTHKHLMKHGDTSLWFIQALTGFAMFFLASIHLFVMLTEPESIGPHGSSYRFVTQNFWLLYIFLLFAVELHGSIGLYRLAIKWGWFKNASIQGLRKVKWAMSVFFIVLGLCTYGAYIKKGLENKDNGIKTMQEAIEADGKFHKE; the protein is encoded by the coding sequence ATGCAACAAGAAGAGATTATAGAGGGTTATTATGGTGCTAGTAAGGGGCTTAAAAAGAGCGGTATTTACGCTAAGCTAGACTTTTTACAGAGCGCTACAGGCTTGATTTTAGCGCTCTTTATGATAGCGCACATGTTTTTGGTCTCTAGTATCTTGATTAGCGATGAAGCCATGTATAAAGTGGCGAAATTTTTTGAAGGGAGCTTGTTTTTAAAAGCGGGCGAGCCGGCTATTGTGAGCGTGGTTGCAGCAGGGGTTATTCTTATTTTGGTCGCACATGCTTTCTTGGCGTTAAGGAAATTCCCTATCAATTACAGGCAATACAAGGTTTTTAAAACCCACAAGCATTTGATGAAACATGGCGATACGAGTTTGTGGTTTATCCAGGCTTTAACCGGATTTGCGATGTTTTTCTTAGCGAGTATCCACTTGTTTGTCATGCTCACAGAGCCTGAAAGTATTGGGCCTCATGGCTCAAGCTATCGTTTTGTCACGCAAAACTTTTGGCTTTTGTATATTTTCTTATTGTTTGCCGTAGAATTGCATGGTTCTATTGGGTTGTATCGTTTAGCGATTAAATGGGGGTGGTTTAAGAATGCGAGCATTCAAGGCTTGAGAAAAGTCAAATGGGCGATGAGCGTGTTTTTTATTGTTTTAGGGCTTTGCACCTATGGGGCTTACATTAAAAAAGGTTTAGAAAATAAGGACAATGGCATTAAAACCATGCAAGAAGCCATAGAAGCTGATGGGAAATTCCACAAAGAATAA
- a CDS encoding fumarate reductase flavoprotein subunit codes for MKITYCDALIIGGGLAGLRASIACKQKGLNTIVLSLVPVRRSHSAAAQGGMQASLANAKKSEGDNEDLHFLDTVKGSDWGCDQQVARMFVTTAPKAIRELASWGVPWTRIKKGDRPAVVNGEHVTITERDDRHGYILSRDFGGTKKWRTCFTADATGHTMLYAVANEALHHKVDIQDRKDMLAFIHHDNQCYGAVVRDLITGEISAYVSKGTLLATGGYGRVYKHTTNAVICDGAGAASALETGVAKLGNMEAVQFHPTALVPSGILMTEGCRGDGGVLRDKFGRRFMPAYEPEKKELASRDVVSRRILEHIQKGYGAKSPYGDHVWLDIAILGRNHVEKNLRDVRDIAMTFAGIDPADSEEQTKDNMQGIPTNEPEYGQAMAKQKGWIPIKPMQHYSMGGVRTNPKGETHLKGLFCAGEAACWDLHGFNRLGGNSVSEAVVAGMIIGDYFASHCLEAQIEINTQKVEAFIKESQDYMHFLLHNEGKEDVYEIRERMKEVMDEKVGVFREGKKLEEALKELQELYARSKNICVKNKVLHNNPELEDAYRTKKMLKLALCITQGALLRTESRGAHTRIDYPKRDDEKWLNRTLASWPSAEQDMPTIEYEELDVMKMEISPDFRGYGKKGNFIPHPKKEERDAEILKTILELEKLGKDRIEVQHALMPFELQEKYKARNMRLEDEEVRARGEHLYSFNVHDLLDQHNANLKGEHHE; via the coding sequence ATGAAAATAACATATTGTGATGCGCTAATTATTGGAGGCGGACTAGCCGGGTTAAGGGCTAGTATCGCATGCAAACAAAAGGGTTTAAACACCATCGTTTTAAGCCTAGTGCCTGTCAGGCGTTCGCATTCTGCGGCCGCTCAAGGGGGCATGCAAGCGAGCCTTGCGAACGCTAAAAAAAGCGAGGGCGATAATGAAGATTTGCACTTTTTAGACACGGTGAAGGGGAGCGATTGGGGGTGCGATCAGCAAGTGGCTAGAATGTTTGTAACCACTGCCCCTAAAGCCATTAGGGAATTGGCCAGTTGGGGGGTGCCTTGGACTAGGATCAAAAAGGGCGATAGGCCTGCGGTCGTCAATGGTGAGCATGTAACTATCACTGAAAGAGATGACAGGCATGGTTATATTCTAAGCCGTGATTTTGGCGGCACTAAAAAATGGCGCACATGCTTTACGGCTGATGCCACAGGGCATACCATGCTTTATGCGGTCGCTAACGAAGCCTTACACCACAAGGTGGATATTCAAGACAGAAAGGACATGCTCGCTTTCATTCATCATGATAATCAATGCTATGGGGCGGTGGTAAGGGATTTGATCACCGGCGAAATTTCAGCGTATGTTTCTAAAGGCACGCTTTTAGCTACCGGAGGTTATGGGCGCGTGTATAAACACACCACTAACGCCGTGATTTGCGACGGAGCCGGGGCGGCGAGCGCTTTAGAAACCGGCGTGGCTAAATTAGGCAACATGGAAGCGGTGCAATTCCACCCTACCGCTTTAGTGCCAAGCGGGATTTTAATGACCGAAGGTTGCAGGGGCGATGGCGGTGTTTTAAGAGACAAGTTTGGCAGACGCTTCATGCCCGCTTATGAGCCGGAGAAAAAAGAGCTTGCAAGCAGAGATGTGGTCTCAAGGCGGATTTTAGAGCATATCCAAAAAGGCTATGGAGCCAAATCGCCTTATGGGGATCATGTGTGGCTGGATATTGCTATTTTAGGGCGTAACCATGTGGAAAAAAACTTGAGGGATGTGCGCGATATTGCCATGACTTTTGCGGGCATTGATCCGGCTGATAGCGAAGAGCAAACCAAAGACAACATGCAAGGAATACCCACAAATGAGCCTGAATACGGGCAAGCGATGGCTAAGCAAAAAGGCTGGATCCCCATAAAGCCCATGCAACACTATTCTATGGGTGGGGTTAGGACAAACCCTAAAGGCGAAACCCATTTAAAAGGCTTGTTTTGCGCGGGCGAAGCGGCGTGCTGGGATTTGCATGGGTTTAACCGCTTGGGGGGAAATTCTGTGAGTGAAGCGGTGGTCGCTGGCATGATCATAGGGGATTATTTCGCCTCGCATTGTTTGGAAGCGCAAATTGAAATCAACACGCAAAAGGTTGAAGCCTTCATTAAAGAAAGCCAAGATTATATGCATTTTTTATTGCATAATGAAGGCAAGGAAGATGTGTATGAAATCAGAGAACGCATGAAAGAAGTCATGGATGAAAAAGTGGGCGTTTTTAGAGAAGGCAAAAAATTAGAAGAAGCCCTTAAAGAATTGCAAGAGCTTTATGCGCGTTCCAAAAACATTTGCGTGAAAAACAAGGTTTTACACAATAACCCTGAATTAGAAGACGCTTACCGCACCAAAAAAATGCTCAAACTCGCGCTTTGCATCACTCAAGGGGCGTTACTGCGCACCGAAAGCAGAGGGGCTCACACAAGGATTGATTACCCTAAAAGAGACGATGAAAAATGGCTTAACAGAACTTTGGCGAGCTGGCCTAGCGCTGAGCAAGACATGCCCACGATTGAATACGAAGAATTGGATGTGATGAAAATGGAAATCAGCCCTGATTTTAGGGGCTATGGCAAAAAGGGTAATTTCATCCCCCACCCCAAAAAAGAAGAGCGCGACGCTGAGATTTTAAAAACGATTTTAGAATTAGAAAAGCTTGGAAAAGACAGGATAGAAGTCCAACATGCGCTCATGCCTTTTGAATTGCAAGAAAAATACAAAGCCAGGAACATGCGTTTAGAAGATGAGGAAGTCAGGGCTAGGGGGGAACATTTGTATTCTTTCAATGTCCATGATTTATTAGACCAACACAACGCTAACCTAAAAGGAGAACACCATGAGTGA